From the genome of Aliarcobacter lanthieri:
TCATATATAGAAACTCCACTTTTAGAAGAAACCGCACTATTTAAAAGAAGTGTTGGAGAAAGTAGTGATATTGTAAATAAAGAGATGTATCAATTTATTGATAAAGGTGAAAATGATGTTTGCTTAAGACCTGAAGGAACAGCTGGAGTTGTAAGACACTTTGTAGAAAAAAAACTTGACCGTGCTGGGGGAATTTATAGATGGTTTTATTATGGAGCAATGTTTAGATATGAGCGTCCACAAAAAGGAAGATTAAGAGAATTTCACCAATTTGGTTGTGAAGTTTTTGGAGTAAATAATGTTTATGAAGATGCAAATATTATAATGTTAATAAAAGAGATTTTAGATTTTTTTGATATTGGATTTACTCTAAAATTAAACTCTTTAGGTTGTATTGAATGTATGCCAAAATATAAAGAGAATCTAATAAAACATATTTCAACATTTAAAGATAAACTTTGTGATGATTGTAATAAAAGGCTTTTAACAAATCCTATTAGAATACTTGACTGTAAAGTTGAATCTTGTCAAAAATTGCTTATTAACTCTCCTAAAATAACAAATAGTTTATGTAGCTCTTGTAATAGTGATTTTGAAAAGTTAAAAGAGATTTTAACTTTTAATAATATTTCATATGAAATTGATTCAAATTTAGTAAGAGGTCTTGATTACTACAACAAAACAGCTTTTGAGTTTATAAGCAATGAAATAGGTTCTCAAAGTGCTATTGCTGGTGGAGGGAGATATGATAGACTTGTGGAATTTTTAGGTGGTAAAAGTACTGCAGGAATTGGTTTTGCTATAGGAATTGAAAGATTACTTGAATTAGTTAAAATTAAAAAGCAAAAAGAAGATTTTATTTATATTGGCAGTTTAGATGAATCTTCACAAAATAAGGCTTTTGAAATAGCTATTCAAAAAAGGAAAAATACCAAAACCTATATAGAGTATTCAAGTAGAAGTTTTGGAAAACACTTTTCAATAGCAGAGAAATTAAACTGTAATATTGTTGCACTTATTGGTGAAAATGAGTTAAAAAATAATACAATTTTTATTAAAAATTTAGATACAAAAGAAGAAAAAAATATTGCATTAGAGGAGTTTTTAGTTGAAAAATAAATATGGTATAGACATTTGGTCTGATAATAATTTTTTTATTGAAGATGGTTTAGTAAAGGTTGATTATGATAGTAATCCATCTTTAATATCAATTGTAAAAAATGTAAGAAAACAAGGGTTTAAAGGACCTTTACTTTTAAGGTTCCCTCATATAACAAAAAAACAGATAAAAACTCTTTTTAATACCTTTAATGCAAGTATAAAAGAATATGACTATAAAGGTACTTTTAATGCAGTATTTCCTTTAAAAGTAAATCAATTACCAAATTTTATTCACCCATTAATAAGTGCTGGTAAAAAATACAATTATGGACTTGAAGCTGGAAGTAAAGCTGAACTAATTATTGCTATGACATATAATAATATGGGAAGTCCAATTACAATCAATGGCTTTAAAGATAAAGAGATGATACATCTTTGTTTTATAGCAAAAAGTATGGGGCATCATATAACTGTAATTATTGAAGGTTTAAATGAATTAGAAATGATAGTTGAAGTTTTAAAAGAGACTAAACTAGAAGCTCCAAATGTTGGTTTAAGAGTAAGACTTCACAGTGGAGGAAGTGGTGCTTGGGCAAAAAGTGGAGGAATTGATTCTAAATTTGGACTTACATCAACAGAAATATTAGAAGCTTTTGAACTTATGCAAGACAATAATCTTGAAGATTTACTTACAATGATTCACTTTCATATAGGTTCAGCTATGAACTCTATAAAACCATTAAAAAAAGCTTTAAGAGAATCTGGACATATTTATGCAGAACTTAAAAATTTAGGAGCAAAAAATCTATCTTCAATAAATATTGGAGGTGGATTAAGTGTAGAATATAGTGCTTATGAAAGAACTAGATTTTACTCATTAAGAGAATTTGCAAGTGATGTTGTATTTACATTAAAAGAGATTGCTAGACAAAAAGGTGTTGAAGAACCAAATATTTTCACTGAATCAGGAAGATTTATAAGTGCCGCTTCAACTGTACTTATAACTCCTGTTTTAGAACTATTTTCAGCTGAATATGAGATAAGCCATCTAAAATTAAAAGAGAAAAACCCACCTTTAATTGCAGAGTTAAATGAACTATTTAAAGATATGACTAAGAAAACAGCTTATGAGTTTATGCATGATAGTATTGATCATCTTGAGTCTTTATTAACTCTATTTGATTTAGGATATATTGATTTACAAGATAGATCAAATGCTGAAATATTAACTCATCAAATTATAAAAAAAGCTATTTCATTACTTCAAATTGATGATTATGAAGAGTTAAAAAGATTTGATAAAAATATTCAAGAAAAATATCTTTTAAATTTTTCTTTATTTCAATCTTTACCTGATTATTGGGGAATAAATCAAGAATTCCCAATTATGCCAATAACTCACCTTGATGAAAAACCAACAAGAAGTGCATCTTTATGGGATATTACTTGTGATAGTGATGGAGAAATACCTTTCGATATAAAAAAACCTCTATACTTACATGATGTAAATCTAAATAAAGAAGATTATTTTTTAGGATTCTTTAATGTTGGAGCATATCAGGATACTTTAGGAATGAAACATAATCTTTTTTCTCATCCAACAGAAGTAAATGTAGTATTTAAAGATGGAGAAGTTGCACTTGAACATATTTTAGAATCACAAAAAATCATAGATATTTTAGAAGATATAGATTATGATACAGAAGAAATCCAAACAATTTTAAGAAGAAGTGTATCAATAGAAACTTATGAAATTCTACAAAAATATCTAAGTGATAACAGCTATTTAAAGACTATCTGGAGTTATTATGACGACGAGTGAAGAATCAAAAAAAGATAGTGAAAAACTATCTTTATGGAAACAGTTAAAAGAAGATTTTTCTGTTCCAAAGTTAAATGATCCAGTTTTAGAATCAAACTTTGAGATATTTTTTAATTATCCTGGTGTTTGGGCAATAATAAATCATAGAATAGCAAATAATTTATATTATAAAGGTTTTAAAAAATTAGCAAGAGTTGTTTCTGGAATATCATCTTTTTTTACTAAAACAGATATTCATCCAGCAGCAACTATTGGAAGAAGAGTTTTTATTGATCATGCTATAGGAGTAGTTATTGGAGCAACTGCTATAGTTGAAGATGATGTTTTAATTTATCAAGGTGTAACTTTAGGTGGAGTTAGTCTAAATAAAGGTAAACGTCATCCAACTGTTAAATCCAATGTTGTTTTAGGAAGTGGAGCAAAAGTTTTAGGAAATATTACTATTGGAGCAAACTCAAAAATAGGAGCAAACTCTGTTGTAGTTGTAGATGTACCTGAAAATTCAACTGCTGTTGGAGTTCCTGCAAGAATTATTAAAAAAGATGAAAGAAAAGATAACTCTAAAGATAAACTAGCTCACAATGAATTACCTGATATCAATAAAGAGATGTTTAAGTATCTAATAGAGAGAATTTCTATTTTAGAAAGTAATGTAAAAAATGAAAATTGTGACTGTAAT
Proteins encoded in this window:
- the hisS gene encoding histidine--tRNA ligase, coding for MQSSTKTIQSLRGMKDIVNEDSILFTYFIENASKIAEKYGFSYIETPLLEETALFKRSVGESSDIVNKEMYQFIDKGENDVCLRPEGTAGVVRHFVEKKLDRAGGIYRWFYYGAMFRYERPQKGRLREFHQFGCEVFGVNNVYEDANIIMLIKEILDFFDIGFTLKLNSLGCIECMPKYKENLIKHISTFKDKLCDDCNKRLLTNPIRILDCKVESCQKLLINSPKITNSLCSSCNSDFEKLKEILTFNNISYEIDSNLVRGLDYYNKTAFEFISNEIGSQSAIAGGGRYDRLVEFLGGKSTAGIGFAIGIERLLELVKIKKQKEDFIYIGSLDESSQNKAFEIAIQKRKNTKTYIEYSSRSFGKHFSIAEKLNCNIVALIGENELKNNTIFIKNLDTKEEKNIALEEFLVEK
- the speA gene encoding biosynthetic arginine decarboxylase, whose translation is MKNKYGIDIWSDNNFFIEDGLVKVDYDSNPSLISIVKNVRKQGFKGPLLLRFPHITKKQIKTLFNTFNASIKEYDYKGTFNAVFPLKVNQLPNFIHPLISAGKKYNYGLEAGSKAELIIAMTYNNMGSPITINGFKDKEMIHLCFIAKSMGHHITVIIEGLNELEMIVEVLKETKLEAPNVGLRVRLHSGGSGAWAKSGGIDSKFGLTSTEILEAFELMQDNNLEDLLTMIHFHIGSAMNSIKPLKKALRESGHIYAELKNLGAKNLSSINIGGGLSVEYSAYERTRFYSLREFASDVVFTLKEIARQKGVEEPNIFTESGRFISAASTVLITPVLELFSAEYEISHLKLKEKNPPLIAELNELFKDMTKKTAYEFMHDSIDHLESLLTLFDLGYIDLQDRSNAEILTHQIIKKAISLLQIDDYEELKRFDKNIQEKYLLNFSLFQSLPDYWGINQEFPIMPITHLDEKPTRSASLWDITCDSDGEIPFDIKKPLYLHDVNLNKEDYFLGFFNVGAYQDTLGMKHNLFSHPTEVNVVFKDGEVALEHILESQKIIDILEDIDYDTEEIQTILRRSVSIETYEILQKYLSDNSYLKTIWSYYDDE
- the cysE gene encoding serine O-acetyltransferase; the protein is MTTSEESKKDSEKLSLWKQLKEDFSVPKLNDPVLESNFEIFFNYPGVWAIINHRIANNLYYKGFKKLARVVSGISSFFTKTDIHPAATIGRRVFIDHAIGVVIGATAIVEDDVLIYQGVTLGGVSLNKGKRHPTVKSNVVLGSGAKVLGNITIGANSKIGANSVVVVDVPENSTAVGVPARIIKKDERKDNSKDKLAHNELPDINKEMFKYLIERISILESNVKNENCDCNINEKNEVLEKEYQSFIETLKINKKG